The proteins below come from a single Ictidomys tridecemlineatus isolate mIctTri1 chromosome 8, mIctTri1.hap1, whole genome shotgun sequence genomic window:
- the Il17a gene encoding interleukin-17A produces the protein MSPARTSSMSLLLLLLSLVAIAKAAIVFPQNPGCPHTDDKNFLQNVKLNLNILSPSGNSRRPSNYYNRSTSPWNLHRNEDPERYPAVIWEAKCRHLGCINAEGKVDHHMNSVPIQQEILVLRREPQHCPNSFRLEKMVVAVGCTCVTPIIRHVA, from the exons ATGTCTCCTGCGAGGACTTCATCCATG tctctgctgctgctgctgctgagtcTGGTGGCTATAGCAAAAGCAGCAATAGTCTTCCCACAAAACCCAGGATGCCCACATACTGATGACAAGAACTTCCTCCAGAACGTGAAGCTCAACCTGAACATCCTTAGCCCCAGTGGCAATTCCAGAAGGCCTTCCAACTACTACAACCGATCCACTTCGCCCTGGAACCTCCA CCGCAATGAGGACCCTGAGAGATACCCCGCTGTGATCTGGGAGGCAAAGTGCCGCCACCTGGGCTGTATTAATGCTGAAGGGAAGGTGGACCACCACATGAACTCCGTCCCCATCCAGCAAGAGATCCTGGTCCTGCGAAGGGAGCCTCAGCACTGCCCAAATTCCTTCCGGCTAGAGAAGATGGTGGTGGCTGTGGGCTGCACCTGCGTCACCCCCATCATCCGCCACGTGGCCTAA